A single window of Archangium gephyra DNA harbors:
- a CDS encoding alkene reductase, which produces MANTHLFSPFRLGRLDLKNRMVMAPMTRSRALVDGNVPNPLAVTYYVQRASAGLLITEATQVSTQGVGYIRTPGIHSSSQVAGWKKVTDAVHAAGGVIFAQLWHVGRVSHPDFHDGQLPVAPSAIPVEGGQVFTFKGRTPMVTPRALETHELPGIVEQFRRAAENAKEAGFDGVELHGSNGYLLDQFLRDGSNQRTDAYGGSIENRARFPLEVARAVVGVWGAERVGYRLAPQPFPYAGMFDSTPAETFTYMARELGRLGLGYLHVTEAVSGKDVPGPEQRLTPLLRKAFPGALMVNGGYDAQTGEAALSRGEAELVSYGVPFLANPDLVERYRSGAALNTPDSATFFAGEEKGLIDYPALR; this is translated from the coding sequence ATGGCAAACACACACCTCTTCTCTCCCTTCCGCCTGGGCCGGCTCGACCTGAAGAACCGCATGGTGATGGCGCCCATGACGCGCAGCCGGGCGCTCGTCGACGGCAACGTGCCCAACCCGCTGGCGGTCACCTATTACGTGCAGCGCGCCTCGGCCGGGCTCCTCATCACCGAGGCCACCCAGGTCAGCACGCAGGGCGTGGGGTACATCCGCACGCCCGGCATCCACTCGTCCTCGCAGGTGGCGGGCTGGAAGAAGGTGACGGACGCCGTGCACGCGGCGGGCGGCGTCATCTTCGCCCAGCTGTGGCACGTGGGGCGCGTGTCCCATCCGGACTTCCATGACGGCCAGCTGCCCGTGGCGCCCTCGGCGATTCCCGTGGAGGGCGGCCAGGTCTTCACCTTCAAGGGCAGGACGCCCATGGTGACGCCGCGGGCCCTGGAGACCCACGAGCTGCCCGGCATCGTCGAGCAGTTCCGCCGCGCGGCCGAGAACGCGAAGGAGGCGGGCTTCGACGGTGTCGAGCTGCACGGCAGCAACGGCTACCTGCTGGACCAGTTCCTGCGGGATGGCTCCAACCAGCGCACGGACGCGTATGGCGGCAGCATCGAGAACCGGGCGCGCTTCCCGCTGGAGGTGGCTCGCGCGGTGGTGGGCGTCTGGGGCGCCGAGCGCGTGGGCTACCGGCTCGCCCCGCAGCCGTTCCCCTACGCGGGCATGTTCGACTCCACCCCGGCCGAGACGTTCACCTATATGGCTCGCGAGCTGGGCCGGTTGGGGCTCGGCTACCTGCATGTAACCGAGGCCGTGTCGGGCAAGGACGTCCCGGGCCCGGAGCAGCGCCTCACCCCGCTGCTGCGCAAGGCCTTCCCGGGCGCGCTCATGGTCAACGGCGGCTACGACGCACAGACGGGAGAGGCGGCGCTCTCCCGGGGCGAGGCGGAGCTCGTCTCCTACGGCGTGCCCTTCCTCGCCAATCCGGACCTGGTGGAGCGCTACCGCAGTGGGGCCGCGCTCAACACGCCGGACTCCGCCACCTTCTTCGCCGGCGAGGAGAAGGGCCTCATCGACTACCCCGCCCTGCGCTGA
- a CDS encoding GON domain-containing protein: protein MTTFNPDHSKRRYLSVSLLAGGLLLGACGPSSVAQTQQEEDEVVDEVGIQAMGLTASSCAHLKAAGQPMGRNYTLFVGGDTRKPFVAWCDTDGDTFLTLPTGSGRNFSQYLQVDGTSVATTWTKVRLDPVAMTLDMNDIQFSTSTGGIPGWNKYYAAFGEAGDCVAFNSSTGKANVDLSGLPFAVSATWKTAGWYAAGSYAKSSNDQVVNVSGGGYCGATAVDGALTVRYVGYPSCAAVAAAGGTLNQDYTLFLNSNSTKPFTAYCHSSGNTYLTLSTAAGSNFSQYLQVEGTSVTTTWSKVRLDPASLKVDINDTRFATSTGGIPSWDKYYAAYGEAGDCVAPDSSTGRANVDLRGTPFVVMSGWATTGYEAVGGYTRSSNNQVVHVTGGGHCGVTAVSGSMVLLYP from the coding sequence ATGACGACTTTCAATCCTGACCACTCCAAGCGCCGTTACCTGTCCGTGAGCCTGCTGGCGGGAGGCCTGCTGCTCGGGGCCTGTGGACCTTCCTCCGTTGCCCAGACGCAGCAGGAGGAGGACGAGGTGGTGGACGAGGTGGGCATCCAGGCCATGGGGCTGACGGCCAGCTCCTGCGCGCACCTGAAGGCGGCGGGGCAGCCGATGGGCCGCAACTACACGCTGTTCGTGGGCGGGGACACCCGCAAGCCCTTCGTCGCCTGGTGCGACACCGATGGTGACACCTTCCTGACCCTGCCCACCGGGAGCGGCCGCAACTTCTCGCAGTACCTGCAGGTGGATGGGACGTCCGTGGCCACCACGTGGACCAAGGTGCGGTTGGATCCGGTGGCGATGACGCTGGACATGAACGACATCCAGTTCTCCACGTCCACCGGTGGCATCCCGGGGTGGAACAAGTACTACGCGGCCTTTGGCGAGGCCGGGGACTGCGTCGCCTTCAACTCCTCGACGGGCAAGGCCAACGTGGACTTGAGCGGGCTGCCCTTCGCCGTGAGCGCGACGTGGAAGACGGCGGGCTGGTACGCGGCGGGTTCGTACGCGAAGTCCTCGAATGACCAGGTCGTCAATGTCTCGGGTGGCGGCTACTGTGGTGCCACCGCCGTCGACGGCGCGCTGACGGTGCGCTACGTGGGCTACCCCTCCTGCGCGGCCGTGGCCGCCGCGGGTGGCACGCTGAACCAGGACTACACGCTGTTCCTCAACTCGAACTCCACGAAGCCCTTCACCGCGTACTGCCACAGCAGCGGCAACACCTACCTGACGCTGTCCACCGCGGCCGGCAGCAACTTCTCGCAGTACCTGCAGGTGGAGGGGACGTCGGTCACCACCACGTGGAGCAAGGTCCGGTTGGATCCGGCGTCCTTGAAGGTGGACATCAACGACACCCGCTTCGCCACGAGCACCGGGGGCATCCCGAGCTGGGACAAGTACTACGCGGCCTATGGCGAGGCGGGAGACTGCGTCGCGCCGGACTCCTCGACGGGCCGGGCCAACGTGGACCTGCGTGGGACGCCGTTCGTCGTGATGTCGGGGTGGGCGACGACCGGCTACGAGGCGGTGGGGGGGTACACGCGGTCCTCCAATAACCAGGTCGTCCATGTGACGGGCGGCGGCCACTGCGGTGTCACCGCCGTCTCCGGCTCCATGGTGTTGCTCTACCCGTAA
- a CDS encoding sigma-70 family RNA polymerase sigma factor: MARDVTQLLEDASRGEARAAEELLPIVYDELRRVAAAQMAHLRPGQTLQPTALVHDAWLKLVRNSDPGWSGRAHFFGAAAQAMRELIIDHVRRKAAHKRGGGQPGEALEAAFELAADGLPTEDVLAVDAALKQLEAEHPRKARVVLMRYFGGLSEEEIAQALGVTTRTIEREWRFARAWLHERLSAPAG, translated from the coding sequence ATGGCACGTGACGTGACGCAACTCCTGGAGGACGCCAGCCGCGGTGAGGCCCGGGCCGCCGAGGAGCTGCTCCCCATCGTCTATGACGAGCTGCGCCGGGTGGCCGCGGCGCAGATGGCCCACCTGCGGCCCGGACAGACGCTCCAGCCCACCGCGCTCGTGCACGACGCCTGGCTGAAGCTCGTGCGCAACAGCGACCCGGGCTGGAGCGGCCGCGCCCACTTCTTCGGCGCCGCGGCCCAGGCCATGCGCGAGCTCATCATCGACCACGTGCGCCGCAAGGCCGCGCACAAGCGGGGCGGCGGTCAGCCGGGCGAGGCGCTCGAGGCGGCCTTCGAGCTCGCCGCGGACGGGCTTCCCACCGAGGACGTGCTCGCCGTGGACGCGGCGCTGAAGCAGCTCGAGGCCGAGCACCCACGCAAGGCGCGTGTCGTGCTCATGCGCTACTTCGGAGGCCTGTCCGAGGAGGAGATCGCCCAGGCGCTCGGAGTCACCACCCGCACCATCGAGCGCGAGTGGCGTTTCGCCCGCGCCTGGTTGCACGAACGGCTCTCGGCTCCGGCGGGGTGA
- a CDS encoding serine/threonine-protein kinase — protein MTLDARKVEELFDALADLPPEDAARRLDADCAGDVALREAVARLLEHDRAAGAGFLAHPPTLVVEAMRAREPTASAPPREPERLGRFAVLRKLGEGGMGAVYMGHDALLDRRVALKLLHRDTDAREWLLREAQALARLAHPNVVAVHEVSEHEGRVFVAMELVEGQSLREWLAAGQRTVPRVLAMLVQAGKGLAAAHEAGLVHRDFKPDNVLVGRDGRARVVDFGIAALASRPEEQPLPGTLPNALASPLTHRGTLMGTPTYMAPEQFLGERATPASDQFSFCVTLYTAVYGQPPFAGEELAALSRSVLAGRLQPAPARPGTPAWLAPLLRRGLSREPSERFPSMAALITALEEHLARLPSLDPEVARRDRLRITGVSILLTLGIGTAVIARLDRRFQPSHLELLVLPVVMIAVSTIVNVVLREQITRLVLGRRFTQLFLIIGPALLAHRLLGLRFGTPVLHILAGDQLLLAAIFGVAALALDRALAAFSVIALAGACVDAYEPRWAGAVFAATCLLAMPLVILRWAHREPA, from the coding sequence GTGACGCTGGACGCACGGAAGGTCGAGGAGCTGTTCGACGCGCTGGCAGATCTGCCGCCGGAGGACGCGGCCCGGAGGCTCGACGCGGACTGCGCGGGGGATGTGGCGCTGCGGGAGGCGGTGGCGAGGCTGCTCGAGCATGACCGCGCGGCGGGAGCGGGCTTCCTCGCGCATCCCCCCACCCTCGTGGTGGAGGCGATGCGTGCGCGGGAGCCCACCGCGAGCGCCCCACCCCGGGAGCCCGAGCGGCTGGGGCGTTTCGCCGTCCTGCGCAAGCTGGGCGAGGGCGGCATGGGCGCGGTCTACATGGGCCATGACGCGCTGCTGGACCGGCGCGTGGCGCTCAAGCTGCTGCATCGGGACACGGACGCGCGCGAGTGGCTGCTGCGCGAGGCCCAGGCCCTGGCGCGGCTGGCGCACCCCAATGTCGTCGCCGTCCACGAGGTGTCCGAGCACGAGGGCCGCGTCTTCGTGGCCATGGAGCTGGTGGAGGGCCAGTCCCTGCGCGAGTGGCTCGCCGCCGGCCAGCGCACCGTGCCGCGGGTGCTGGCGATGCTGGTGCAGGCCGGCAAGGGGCTCGCCGCCGCGCACGAGGCGGGGCTCGTGCACCGCGACTTCAAGCCCGACAACGTGCTCGTCGGCCGGGACGGACGCGCGCGGGTGGTGGACTTCGGTATCGCCGCGCTCGCCTCGCGCCCCGAGGAGCAGCCGCTGCCCGGCACACTTCCGAATGCACTCGCCAGCCCGCTGACGCACCGGGGCACGTTGATGGGCACGCCCACGTACATGGCGCCCGAGCAGTTCCTGGGCGAGCGCGCCACTCCCGCGAGCGACCAGTTCTCCTTCTGCGTCACGCTGTACACCGCGGTGTATGGGCAGCCCCCCTTCGCCGGGGAGGAGCTCGCCGCGCTGTCCCGGAGCGTGCTCGCCGGCCGGCTCCAGCCCGCCCCCGCGCGCCCCGGTACGCCCGCGTGGCTCGCGCCCCTCCTCCGCCGTGGCCTCTCACGGGAGCCCTCCGAGCGCTTCCCGTCCATGGCCGCGCTCATCACCGCGCTCGAGGAGCACCTCGCCCGGCTGCCCTCGCTGGACCCGGAAGTGGCGCGGAGGGATCGGCTGCGCATCACCGGCGTCAGCATCCTGCTCACCCTGGGCATCGGCACCGCCGTCATCGCCCGTCTCGACCGGCGCTTCCAGCCGAGCCACCTGGAGCTCCTCGTCCTGCCCGTGGTGATGATCGCCGTCTCGACCATCGTCAACGTGGTGCTGCGCGAGCAGATCACCCGGCTCGTGCTGGGCAGGCGGTTCACCCAGCTCTTCCTGATCATCGGACCCGCGCTGCTCGCGCACCGGTTGCTCGGGCTGCGATTCGGCACCCCCGTCCTCCACATCCTCGCGGGAGACCAGTTGCTGCTGGCGGCCATCTTCGGCGTCGCGGCGCTCGCCCTGGACCGGGCGCTGGCGGCCTTTTCCGTGATTGCCCTCGCGGGCGCCTGTGTCGACGCGTATGAGCCTCGCTGGGCCGGGGCCGTGTTCGCCGCCACCTGCCTGCTCGCCATGCCCCTGGTCATCCTGCGCTGGGCACACCGCGAGCCGGCCTGA
- the dgt gene encoding dGTP triphosphohydrolase, which translates to MSNQRTERWQQLLSPHRVGDKKDRPPLETRDERTAYDIDYDRIVFSSAFRSLHDKTQVFPLSTSDYTRTRLTHSIEASSVGRSLGQLAGRALKQRDVRVEPPHLGTIVAAACLAHDIGNPPFGHSGEAAIQHWVEKRFPPYSPERPTGPGNPFATESEQLDLVRFEGNAQGFRILTRLQARNRDGGLRYTVATVGAMSKYPRPSVLPGRRDKDRTRVSEKKFGFFQEDAQLAREVYRTLGLTEREPDVFSRHPLAFLVEAADDICYALIDLEDSAKLGLIPMEEACALLESVAALQPGFHPLKDKVDWESRLGRARAGAIFALIQECVGAFEEHVEAMEVGRFEQPLVSARPPVHQKLEAITGITRRKGYESERVLQIEAAGFKTLGGLLDMFAPAVLADKPDREQKKLRQLLPLEVFQRPGPYLEDRDEAIERLTPYQRLLCVTDYVSAMTDGFAVELYQRLSGIKLPE; encoded by the coding sequence GTGAGCAATCAACGAACCGAACGGTGGCAGCAGCTCCTCTCCCCGCACCGCGTGGGGGACAAGAAGGACCGGCCTCCGCTGGAGACGCGGGACGAGCGGACGGCGTACGACATCGACTACGACCGCATCGTCTTCTCCAGCGCCTTCCGCAGCCTGCACGACAAGACGCAGGTGTTCCCGCTGTCCACGAGCGACTACACGCGCACGCGGCTGACGCACAGCATCGAGGCCTCCAGCGTGGGGCGCTCGCTGGGACAGCTGGCGGGACGGGCGCTGAAGCAGCGGGACGTGCGGGTGGAGCCGCCACACCTGGGCACCATCGTGGCGGCGGCGTGCCTGGCGCACGACATCGGCAACCCGCCCTTCGGCCACTCGGGAGAGGCGGCCATCCAGCACTGGGTGGAGAAGCGCTTCCCGCCCTACTCGCCCGAGCGCCCCACGGGCCCGGGCAACCCCTTCGCCACCGAGAGCGAGCAGTTGGACCTGGTGCGCTTCGAGGGCAACGCGCAGGGCTTCCGCATCCTCACGCGGCTGCAGGCGCGCAACCGCGACGGCGGGCTGCGTTACACCGTGGCGACGGTGGGGGCCATGAGCAAGTACCCGAGGCCCTCGGTGCTGCCGGGGCGGCGCGACAAGGACAGGACGCGCGTGTCGGAGAAGAAGTTCGGGTTCTTCCAGGAGGACGCGCAGCTGGCGCGCGAGGTGTACCGCACGCTGGGGCTGACGGAGCGAGAGCCGGACGTCTTCAGCCGCCACCCGCTGGCCTTCCTCGTCGAGGCGGCGGATGACATCTGCTACGCGCTCATCGACCTGGAGGACTCGGCGAAGCTGGGCCTCATCCCCATGGAGGAGGCGTGCGCGCTCTTGGAGAGCGTGGCGGCGCTGCAGCCGGGCTTCCATCCCCTCAAGGACAAGGTGGACTGGGAGTCGCGGCTGGGGCGGGCGCGCGCGGGCGCCATCTTCGCGCTCATCCAGGAGTGCGTGGGCGCCTTCGAGGAGCACGTGGAGGCCATGGAGGTGGGGCGCTTCGAGCAGCCGCTCGTCTCCGCGCGGCCCCCGGTGCACCAGAAGCTCGAGGCCATCACCGGCATCACCCGCCGCAAGGGCTACGAGAGCGAGCGGGTGCTGCAGATCGAGGCCGCGGGCTTCAAGACGCTGGGCGGTCTGCTGGACATGTTCGCCCCCGCGGTGCTGGCGGACAAGCCGGACCGCGAGCAGAAGAAGCTGCGCCAGCTGCTGCCCCTGGAGGTCTTCCAGCGCCCGGGGCCGTACCTGGAGGACCGGGACGAGGCCATCGAGCGGCTGACGCCCTACCAGCGGCTGCTGTGCGTCACCGACTACGTGTCCGCCATGACGGATGGCTTCGCGGTGGAGCTCTACCAGCGGCTCTCCGGCATCAAGCTGCCGGAGTAA